A segment of the Manis javanica isolate MJ-LG chromosome 17, MJ_LKY, whole genome shotgun sequence genome:
CAACTTTGCTGGGGTGGGCATGGGTGCCATCACATAGGCCTGGTAGCCACCAACGAGGGGGATGGTCTGTCCATTCCAGTAGAACTGGGCTTCAACATGCCCTTTGTCGATGAGGTGGTATTAAGTGGGTGTAGCCGAAGGGGAAGCCGCCACCGCTGCTGCTAAGAAAACCAGAACTGATCAGTTACTCTTCCTGTACACCATGTCCTGCCAGAACCTTCCCTCTGTCATGTCTCTTTCAGTTTCTGGCTGAAGCCATTCGATCTGCTTGGCATCTAAAACCCAGACTTGGGCCATCACCTGTATGAATCCCCTAGAGAAGCGATGTTGGCTGCAAATGCAATTCCGTGGAGCCTGTGGCAGCAGGAGAGTAGGAAATCTGTTCCCCATTCCCAGAAAAAAACACAACCTGAAAATGATTGCAATGCAATCAGGATCCCCTCCATCTCTCCCGTCCACAACAGaggaaacatttgttaaagtCTGTCACTTCTGAGGCAGTTTTAGTGGAAATACCTTTCAAGTTTTGGAAAAAAGAATCTTACACGAATCAGTTAAGAACCCCTCTCCCTTTGAGCCCCATCTGTGTTGCCTTTTTCAACCACGCTGAGCTCTAGCCCTCTGATACTTCCATGTAGATTTGAAAAAGGCAAATCCCAAAGCAGAGTGACCAGGAGGCTCAGGCCAGAATGTGGGTACCTAGTCTAGGCCCACATCAGCGCAACCTCTGGGACGTCTTTTCCTCAGCCGTTAGGTCTCAGTTTCCCTTTATCACTCCCCTTGGCTCTTCTGCTCTTCCCATCAGTATGACACCCTTTTTCCCCCTACTCAGAGGCTCAGTCTGGGATGTGTCTGAGGGCACCCATGTGGACAGCATGGTGAAGGGGCCCAGGTTGGAAGGTGAGGTTATGAGTGTCCCTCAACAGCTCTTCCTCAAACTGCTCCGTTTACACAAAAATGCTCTTGACTTTTGCTAAGAGGCCAATCACCACACTGGCTCTTCTGCTGGTCCTAGAACAGGCCAGCCTCATTCCTACGTCAGGATCATTCACTTGCCATTTCCCCAAGGGTCCAGAAGGAAACATTTGTAGCCCAAAGGTGGAGGGAAGGCTACATTTATAAGATTAGAAACTTTCTGAACACTTGCCCCGGGATGACATTTCACTTGCCCTCAGCAGTGAGCAGGAACACAGGTATTAGTTAACAGCTGGGGAAGTTCTGACGTGTTGTGGGCAAGCCTGAAAGAAGCAGCCAGATAGCAGCCAGGTGAGGCTGTGTGCCCACTAGTAGACTCTTGTACAGATGCCCCGCCTAGGCCTACCTGCTGTGTagccctcccagggcacagagaagAAGTTACACTGGATGTAAATCCAGTCAGACATTCTCAGGCAGCTAGACTGCTATCTGGTCTCAAACTGGTAGGAGGGCTTCTCCAAGAGCACTAGGTTTGCGTGGTCACGCTGCCACGGCAACAGTGAGGTCATCGATACCCAGTGAGGTCACGTGCGCAATCTTGCGACTCGAGGGGCAGGCTCCAGGCTCTCTTGTGGAAGAGAGCAGGGTGGAAGCAGAGGGGCACCCTACCTGGCCCTTCCATCTAGCCCTCCGTATCCATGCCTTAGGCTACGGAGGGGGCGGCCTAGAATTTTAACTGTAGGAACTGGCCCATCTGAAATGTATCTGGGAGCAACCTGAGCCTTGATTCTGCTCCTAGACGGCCTGCTGGTGACAGGCCTGCCCTCCACACCCAGCCGAACTGATTGTTACTGTGGACTCTGGAGTTCACCTTGGTTTAACTACTCAGCAACTCTACTGACCAGCAGGGAGCCACTGGTATttaacctctgtgcctcagtgtcctagTCCCTAAAGCAAACACCTCAGGGGCTCCTGTGAGAACTGACCACACAGCACACCTGCAGAGCTTAGCCCTCCAGTAGGCACACACTGAATGATGGGAGCCGTTACTATTGCTTTTGCACAGGCAGCTTCCATGTGTAGAATGTCTTCCTGCACTTTTGATCACAGCtaattcctctgcctcctggtaGTCTCAGCTTATATGGGACCTCTTCCAGGAAAGCTTCTGTGAGGCCCCATCCCCAAAGCCTGGATCAGAGacctcctctgggctcccagtGCCCTGACAAGACCCCACCCCTCAGCTTTGATTGATAAGGGTTATAAGTTTCCCCCTCTTCCAAATTCAAGTTGGAAGAATGAAGGGATTCAGCTCTGCTATCAATACATGCCTTTTAGGCAAGTTCTCAGCCCCTGCTCCTTCTCAATGGGGATGATTCCCTGGTTCTGCTGACCACTTGAGTGTGGAAGTGGAGGGACCTCCAGAACCTGGGACTGTCCGCCGTGGGGGTCTCCAGAAGGGAAGTGACTTCGGGGCTCCGCGGGGCAGAGCCCGACTCGGAAGACTGAAACGTCTTGGGTGATCAAGCCCTCATTATCCCCCTCGGCCCCGCTGCCTCCACTTCAGGCAGGCCCATCAGCCCCTCCCACTTCTAGAGCAGAGCTAAGACCCCGCCCAGCAGCCCCAACCTTGCCAAGCACCTGGCTGCCCTGAGGCCTCTCCGACCCGACATCGCGCACCAGCTCCTGCTCCCGCTCTGGCTCAGTCTCAGGACCATGGGGCGTCCTGTCGGTGGATCCTCGCGCGCCACGCAGCCGCGCCAGCTCTCGGCCCCGCGCCTCGCACTCGCCCTGCGCATAAGACATTCAACCTTGAGAATTTCTACAACCACTCTCATTGTTAGTGATGTTAATGGCCTCAAATACTTCACTATACTTTCCCCGACCAAATTTTCGAACCAGTTGGTaatcatcttgattactgtaaagGCAAGAGTGACACATAAATGCCAGGATTTGGGATTAACCAAGCCTATGCCCACTATACCTTCCTCCAGCCGCTTCCATTAATCAAGCACTTGGAAGTGTCTATACATCACGCCACAACTCATTCCCTAAATGAAAGGCACAACATAAACTTGGCTCCTTTCGCTCTGCACACAGCTCCTAACCTAACTGGTCTCTCCTAACTTGGGGAGATGAGGTAGAAAGGCACTGCTCTGAGACGACCTAGAGGGGTGGGCAAAGCACCCATCCTGGAGGGCGCCACAACATCTGCCTTACACTTCACACCCGGAAGGTAGACAGCGCCTGCTGAGAATGTGGATGTCTTTAAAAATCTTCCTCCCACCCAGCCTCatttcaaaaagctaaaaaggCAGACAATTTTAATAGCTCAAGAGGACAGCTGCTGACTTCCCACCCCAATAGAAACCCAAAAGTGCGAGAAGGAAGGGCTGCTCCCTCATTTGCACCAGGCTCTGGTCCCCGGACCCTCAGTTCTCAGTAAGAGAGCATTCCTTGGGGTAAGGGGGAGGAGGGTGCACCAGgcgaggagaaagggaagaaaagggcggcgggtggggtgggggagatgaGGGCAAATGCAAAAGAGAAGACTCCTGCCTCCGACCCCAGACCCAAGGAGGCCCAGCGGAGGCGGAGGGCGGCTTGCGCTGGGGGGCGGccgggagggcagggcaggggagggggtaaGAGGGCTCGGCGGCGGGGGGAGGGGAGCGGCGGCGGCTTTACCCCCAGCTTGGGACGTAAGCCTCGTAGTCCCAGTACTCGCGGCTCCGCAGGCTGTTCACCTCGGCGTAGACCCGGGCCCTGCTGCCCGCGGCCGGGCCGGGCATGGCGGGTGGGACCGGGGGGCGCCGCGGGGTGCagagggcggcggcggcgcggctgGGGGCGCGGGGCGGCGGGCGGAGGAGACGGCGGGCCGCAGGGCGCTGGAGGAGGCGGCGGAGGAGCGCGGCGGAGGACGGCAGCGCCAGGCCGGGCCCGCGGGGGCGGGCGGGCTGGGGGCGCGGGGGGCGCCGGCCGAGCCGGCCCGGCCCTAGAACGGCCCGCGGGGCGGTGAGGCGGCGGGGCGGGCGGCGCTCGTGCTCCGCGGCGGTCTCCGCTCGGTTCGCGGCCCCGAGGCGGCGGGGGCAGCTGCGGccacaccagcagcagcagccgccAGCCGGGAAaggggcagcggcggcggcggcgacgaaagaggaggaggaggaggagaaaaccCGGAAAGGGGCCGCGCTCACCAGGAGCGGCCGCCGCCCGGCCGGGGCCGCCCAGACTCACAGCGCCCCCTGCAGCGCGGGGGGACCGGCCGCGCGGCCCCGGCCCGGcaccgccccgcccccggccccccGCCGCCCGAATCCCCGCCCCCGCgccaccctccctctcccaggtCTGGCGTGACGGCTCCGCGCCGGGCCTCCGCACCCACAGACTGCTGCCTCAGAGCCGTACTCCTCATGGACCCTTTCAGGACTGTCCTGGAGACACCTAGCCCAAGCCCTCCACCCTCTTACTACCCCGAGTTTACCCACACCGTGCTCCCATACTGACCCTGCAATGACCCTCCTGTCACCCAACCTGCTGCCTTCGGTTTCCTCCCCGACGATTGTTATCACTCAGAGCATCCCCTACCTCAAGGTTTCCCCATCCACTCCAGTgaccctgtccccaccccctacCCTGCTACCCTGTCACCAATGGACTCCTCAACCTCAAGGCTCCCCCTTCTCTCTTCATCCAGGGTCTTCCTCACAAAACCCCCCCTCTTACACTCCCTCCCAGATTCCTTTGCAGAGGTTCCCGAAGAGCCCTCTGAATGTTCACTTCCCGTACTTGGTTAAGCTGGAGTTGACCAAGTTGCTCACTTCAAgttcctatttttccttttgtaattaataagcaATCTGTGGGGAGACACTTTGACCCTATGTCAATACCCTGTTTTTGCTTGGGAAGACAGAGAATAGGAGAATTGTGAGAGTCCTGCCTGAAGGGACAGGCTAGGGGTTGGGCATGGACTGAGGGTGGGGTGGCCAACCAAACTTTGGCCTATTTTACTAAATTGCCTTTAGCACTTAACACTTCTCTCTGATCTGGGCTGTTCTTCCGTCTTGGTTTCCTACCCTAGATCCTTTATCAACAGACCTTCCTCACTCAGCCCAGGTTGCTCTGACTCCAATCCTTTTTTACATTCTGTGTTCTAGATGAGACCCTGCTAACTCCTTGACATAATTaagagcacagacagtggagtCAGATCCATGgaggtttgaatctcagctctgttTACAAGCCGTGTGACTTTGGGTTcataacttaacctctctgtgctgtagATTTTACAGTATGAAAACAATAATGACCCTATTTCACAGGGCTATGGGAAGAATTAGGCAAGGAAAACcatgtaaaacacttaaaacCACATTTAGTAGACACTAAGTGCTCAATATTATACTATTACCAGACCCAGGGCCTTTCTCCTGGCACTTTTCCCTCCCTGAGACCACCACACACCCATCTTTCAGTCCCTTCCACCCTCCAAGCTTGGCCAGGGCCACGTCTCCCTTCCCATGCCCgattccttttcccttttcaagTCTGACCTTTAAGTTCACTTTCAATGTTAGAGGTGAGACTTTTCTATCTCAGCACCCTATCTACATCCTTGAGAAAACTGCATGTTTTGTACTTACTTGTTTCCTAGGTTtttgtctgtctcctccactgcAAAAACGGCACGAGAGTGAGGACAAGTGTGGATGCTGATTACTGGCTTATCCAGCATTTGTGACATTTAGAGGCTTTCAAGGAATTCAGTGGTACCCCACAGGTCACTTAACTACAATGTGGAGGTCACCACTTCAACCAGGAATTAAACTTACTGTCAATAAGGGATCAACTGACCCTCTGACATGATGCACCAAGAGCCGTGACATCTGCCAAAAATGTTTAACTTGAATCCAATCATGAGGACACAATCGGACAAATCCAAGCTTGGGACTGTTCTGTAAAATAGCTGGTCTGGACTCTTCACAAGTATCACTGTCACAAGGGAAAACAATGCAAAACTCCAAAGTAGTGTTCTTGGTTAAAGGAGCCTGAGGGACATCACTCAGTGAGCtgtgtaattctggactggattcTAGAtagaaaagacaggaagaaagaaggcagggagggagggggggaagaaggggaggagaaagaatacAGCTAAATGGATACTATGGGGACTGTAggggaaattttaatatatatagacCGTACATCACATAATAGTTTTGAgttaatgttaaattttgtcactGTGAGGATTATATTGCAGTTATGCAGGAGAATCTCTTGATTTTAGGAGTTACATGCCAAGTATTTAGGGAGAGAGCATCATGATACCtacaacttactctcaaatggttctCTGGGAAAACGTGGGTTCCTGAAAACACCAGCGTACCCGGGGAGGAGACAGCAGTTAGGGAGAGATGTTGACAGTTGGAGATTGTAGTTGAAGACTAAACGAGCTTGCAACTTTTTGATAAGAGCTGAAAATTTTctaaacaaaaactggaaaaataaataaataaagcattcaTGGAATAAGTGGTCTTTGGGATTTAATTCCCAAATCTGCAAAACTCTTTAGACCTTGAGAAGATGCATTCTCAAGCTCTTCATGCAGCCTTAGGATTTCTTTCTGACTGGTCTCTGTGAACTAGTCTAGATCAGAGGTTCTTAATTCTGAGTCTTTGGATGAGCTTCCTGTCCACCAGGATCCCTCACACACACTCTGTGCAATAGGATGgttattatgtgtgtgtgcatatgtgtacatattcACATTCTTTCCTTAGCATCCATCAGAATCTCAAAGGAAGCCATGACCCAAAAATGGTTCCAAACCGCTGGTCTAACTACTAGGTCTAACCCTGGCCAAGGCCCCATTTCTCACCTCCACCCTCGCCCACCTCtgaccccacccaccctccctgcacCTTACTCCCATCCCTCACCACCTAACCCACATTCATCTCATGTAACCTGGTCCCACACCTGCCGGGATGCCCGAGAAGTCACCCACACATCGCTCTGGTGCAACATGCTCCTGGATTTGGCTGACATCTCACTAACTCAGGCCTGGAACCTGCGATCAGTCCTCCCACAGCCAAATGgagtatatttttatgatttggtGGTAGGTAGATTGGACACCCCATGGAATTGGCAGAGACTCACTGCTCTCCTTCCTGCCAGTCTGCCATGCACCCTGCCTGGTGTGAATTAAAACAGGTAACTGGCAATGTTACCAATGCAACCCTCACTGAAGGAGTAAGTTGCACTTGAATGTGGAAAGGGACAGCCACTGGCTCCTCAGGGTTGGGTGACAGGGCAGGGCGGTTCAGTGCCAGGATCAACTTCTAATTACTCTGTATGTGTGAGTTTTGGGGGTGAGTATAATTCAAGGTTTCAAAAGGGGAAATGAAAGATGGCCTCTTGAGTCAAATGACCTAGTAATTTCATATCAACTCCTATGCCCCGGTGTTCTGTCCAAACACCAAAAACAGACATAAAACAAAACTACCCCTGagaccaaaaccaaacaaaaaattgAAACTCTTGAAAGAACACCTTCTATCTTCACAAGtcctatttctaaaatatttgtaagGTTCACAGGCTTTTATCCTGTATTGCTGGTTCTAAGAACCTAGCccaagaaaataatgtaaattatgATCAAAGAATTGTTAATAGTGACAATTTGTGTTCAATATTATTGAATCCTGCAAAAACCCTGAGACTAAAAACGATCGAGTTTAtactttaagtgggtgaattgtatggtatgtaaattatatctcaagaaaGGTGTTAAGAAAACCCTATGAAATTGGAGCTGTTTTAAGGATCCCCTTTTTTGCAGCCGAGAAAGTTAAGGCTAATGACACTGATGATTAAGGCAGAGgctggatttgaactcaggctttCTGACAGCCAAGTCCACTTCCTTATTCCCTTTCTGATTCAATATATCCTCCCAGAAGACCCAAAGATGTTCATTATGAAAATCATTGTCTTTAATCATGAAAATGATTAAAACCCAAATATCCCAAATTGGGGGACCAGTTAAATAAGTAGTGGTATTATCTCTACAGTGAAATATTAggctttaaaaattatgattatcAGGAATTTTTAGGGAtgagaaaaattttattattataatgtttttaaattagtttAGAGTTCTTTAAAAGTTACAAAAGTAATTGTGATAAACAGAATAATGCCACCCTCCCTGCCTCATTATTCCCCAGAGACAGCTCCTTCCTAATCTCTGTAATTTGTGAATATGTGAATAAGGAGATTTGCAGATGAGATTAAGAGTTTTGAGATGGGGTGAGGATCATATGGGTCCTTCTaagtgaaagagggaggcagagaatcAGGAAGTAGATGTGATGGAAGCAGAGGTCAGGATGATGTGATTTCTGGCTTTAAAGAAGGAAAGTGGCCATGAGCTAAGAACTGTAgaagcagcctctagaagctggaaaagacaaggaaatggattctcacCTAGTCCCTCCATAAGGAATACtaccctgccaacatcttgattttagtccaatgagacccattttggacttctgatctcTTACACTATAAGACAATAACATagagttgttttaagccactaaatttgtgtaatttgttacagcagcaagagGTAATTCATCAATAGGTAGTACATGGTTCCTCCACATTTTTCAAGAAATTCGGAAATCAGCGAGGTAAAAGGGGAAAGGTGTCTCTGTTTACCTTTCACATTCCCACAGTTCACTATATGTCTTTCCAGGCCTCCTTCTTTGCagtaaaaacaaatactataatctatgttctttcattttgctttgctttgtttcaaAGCAGGCTATGAAAGTGTCAGCATATATTTAGTAGGTAAGTTTTTAGGCatgtaataaatacatagaaaaaaaactggaaggaaatgcATTAAGTGCCTCCGAGTCTTGGAAtcatttgattttccttttataatcagaaaaaataaccGATGTTTATAGGCTGACTATCCTAGTCCTTCCCCCAACAACTTTTGGGTTAATGGGGGCTTTTCACCACTTGGGAAATGGAGAGGGTAGGGGAGTAAGGTCTTAAATTCTCTCTGTAATCCAAGGACCCCACAAAAAATGCCGGACTTTCACCTCTGGGTGCCTTTGAAGCTCCAGACATGTGAATAAAATGTATTGATTAGGGCCCCACTGGCTGCACCCCACCTGGGTACAACATTCACACACAAGTTCCTGGAGAATATCatgttttgattctttttttcctaatcatCCTTAAAGTCAGACCCATTCTGTACTCCAACTAGAAACTTCCCTGGAGCGGGCTGAAGGGGATGACATACTGGCTCCCCAGGCTAGAAGCGacaaaaacagaaattttctGCTCATGCTCCAGTGGGGTCcccttttattcatctttgtctaACTGGGAAGTGGAATACACTTTTACCCTTGTCCCTCACCCACTTATTCCCAGAAGCGCAGTGAACTCCAACCCTGCTAATACTCTCAGGGAGAGGTGGATAAACTCATTCAAACTAAAATGTGAATGACTGCTCTCTAAAAGGGATTTGCACTTTAAGGATGGTCAGAATTAGAAAAAGTCTTGAAGAAAGATATTTTGGGGGGATATTTTGGAAGCCAGGGTGTACTTCTCCAATAGCCACACCCACTCTGTGAGGCTGTGGTGGGCATTTGGAGGGGAGTGGGCAAATGTGGAGGGGGCATTTGTAGAGCTGAACTCTACAGTAGCAGGCTCCGAACCTCCTGGCAAGGCCCTTATAGTTCGCATTCATCCTCTTCCTGCCCAACTGCTCTTCCAAATTGTCCAGAATCACCATCAACTCCCACATCCCATTCATTACCAAGTCCAGCTTGGCTTTCTCTCCAGATGGTGGCTCACTTCCACCCTCTTGTCCTGCTCTCCACAGCCTTGGCTCTGATTTAAGCCTGCATCACCTCCTCCCTGGACTTCCTGCAGGTCCTTTTCTGCAGGGACTTCTGGGCTGTCAGACTCAGCCACGTGCTAATCCTGGGGTCCTTCTTCAGGGCTGGTGGCTAGAATCCAGTGGGTTCATAAACTTGGATGAAAAAATTACATCTTATTCCACTAACCTCTAAATAAAATGTAGCATTCTTTTCCGTTATGGATGTTGTAAAAACGAATACCCAAACCAACAAAGCACAGTGGTAGTAGCTCTGCCTGGGAGTTCGTCACCAGCAGAAACCACAGATACTTCCTTGTCAGTTTGCAGTTGGTGTAATTTTAAAGCAGGGAAGGTTGCTTCCCAGAAGGACCAGCTGCTCTGATGGTTTGAGGCAAAAGAACATGGAAGAATCCTCCTGATACTGGACTTTCCCCTGTATTCAGCTGCACTCTTCCTCACCTTAGGGCATCTGCTTAGAAGACTCTGAGGCTAAGATTTCCCAGCTTTTTATTCCCCTCAGTAGATACTGGCAACTATACTCCAaggattaaaaaacacaaaacaacaacaaaaaagcaactaACTGTAAAAGATGTTGCACCTACAAGCTCTACTCTTTGTTTTAGAGATGCACCAGTCTGGGATGCTTGTAGAAGTCTTCCCACGGGACAAGCAGATGACATGGAAAGACCAGATGCTACTGATGGGCCCTGTGAATTTGGGGACCTGCTGGCTCGGCTGCCCATAAGAGCACACAGTACAGCAGAATTCTCTGTGGATGACCTGCCAGCCCCAGAAAGCACAATCCAAGCCCAAGAAGAAAGTCAAAACCCCACACCCCTGCAGTGGGGACCAATCAATCCCGTCATTGAGAAAATGGAGGAGGAGACACAGAGGATAGGGaaagagatggtggggagatgatGGCCCTGGTTGCCAGTGCACTAGACATCGGTGACATGGCTGAACCATAGTGGAATCAAGCAGGGACTTATGGCCCTTAATCCAAGAAA
Coding sequences within it:
- the LOC140846991 gene encoding uncharacterized protein, whose translation is MRSTALRQQSVVWAAPAGRRPLLVSAAPFRVFSSSSSSFVAAAAAAPFPAGGCCCWCGRSCPRRLGAANRAETAAEHERRPPRRLTAPRAVLGPGRLGRRPPRPQPARPRGPGLALPSSAALLRRLLQRPAARRLLRPPPRAPSRAAAALCTPRRPPVPPAMPGPAAGSRARVYAEGECEARGRELARLRGARGSTDRTPHGPETEPEREQELVRDVGSERPQGSQQQRWRLPLRLHPLNTTSSTKGMLKPSSTGMDRPSPSLVATRPM